The Astatotilapia calliptera chromosome 17, fAstCal1.2, whole genome shotgun sequence genome has a segment encoding these proteins:
- the alg10 gene encoding dol-P-Glc:Glc(2)Man(9)GlcNAc(2)-PP-Dol alpha-1,2-glucosyltransferase isoform X1 — protein MEKFEGYMFTALCSTNFLISCLLFSRVTREQREPYMDEIFHVPQAQKYCQGKFNEWDPMITTLPGLYLVSVGVIKPVVWLTELTGEVVCSTAMLRFINLLFNCGNLYLIYLLLCKLHLREKMRTTSRRVLSALSLSTFPVLYFFNFLYYTDAGSTFFILFTYLMTLYGCHKASALLGVCSVLFRQTNIIWVAFCAATLVAGKMDDAWRVEHTKKRDEKSAPSQIPLSFSGAKRILLFTLEFLTSPNHVKAVLLVAWPYALVGVGFLVFVALNDGIVVGDRTSHEACLNFPQLFYFFSFSLFFSLPVSLCYHRVLRFLQALKKQPLFFLLVTGISLLLVWKFTFVHKYLLADNRHFPFYVWKKLFQRHELVRFLLIPPYIFAGWNFLDSFKSRSLFWSLAFLACLVATTVPQKLLEFRYFIVPYLMYRLHMPLPSLPRLIGEFLLYTAVNVATIYIFITKTFHWPDSTATQRFMW, from the exons ATGGAGAAATTTGAAGGCTACATGTTCACTGCTCTGTGCAGCACCAACTTCTTAATATCCTGCCTGCTGTTCTCCAGAGTGACCCGCGAGCAAAGGGAGCCCTATATGGACGAGATCTTCCACGTCCCCCAAGCTCAGAAATACTGCCAGGGAAAATTCAACGAG TGGGACCCGATGATCACCACTCTCCCAGGCCTTTACCTCGTCTCAGTGGGAGTCATCAAGCCTGTGGTGTGGCTCACCGAACTGACAGGCGAGGTGGTGTGCTCCACGGCCATGCTGCGCTTCATCAACCTGCTCTTCAACTGTGGCAACCTTTACCTGATCTATCTGCTCCTCTGCAAGCTGcacctcagggagaag ATGCGGACAACCTCACGCCGAGTCCTGTCAGCGCTGTCTCTGTCCACCTTCCCTGTGCTCTACTTTTTTAACTTCCTCTACTACACCGACGCTGGATCTActttcttcatcctcttcaccTACCTCATGACCCTGTACGGCTGCCACAAGGCCTCTGCGCTGCTGGGCGTCTGCTCCGTGCTCTTCCGTCAGACGAACATCATCTGGGTGGCGTTCTGTGCAGCCACTCTGGTGGCAGGGAAAATGGATGACGCCTGGAGGGTGGAGCATACAAAAAAGAGGGACGAGAAGTCTGCACCGTCCCAGATCCCGCTGTCATTCAGCGGAGCTAAGAGAATCCTGCTTTTCACTCTGGAGTTCCTCACCTCACCCAATCACGTGAAGGCGGTGCTGCTGGTGGCCTGGCCTTACGCGCTGGTCGGCGTTGGCTTCCTGGTGTTTGTGGCGCTCAATGATGGGATCGTGGTTGGCGACAGGACGAGCCACGAGGCCTGCCTCAACTTCCCCCAGCTCTTCtacttcttctccttctccctcttcttctctctccccGTCTCGCTGTGTTACCACCGCGTCCTCCGCTTCCTGCAGGCTCTCAAAAAGCAgcctttgtttttcctcctggTCACCGGCATCTCTTTGCTCCTGGTGTGGAAATTCACCTTTGTCCACAAGTACCTCCTGGCTGATAACCGCCATTTCCCCTTTTATGTGTGGAAGAAACTTTTCCAGAGGCACGAACTGGTGCGTTTCCTCCTCATCCCTCCGTACATCTTCGCCGGGTGGAATTTTCTGGACTCCTTTAAATCGCGCTCTCTCTTTTGGAGTTTGGCTTTCCTGGCTTGCCTCGTGGCCACCACAGTCCCGCAGAAGCTCCTGGAGTTCAGGTACTTCATCGTTCCATACCTGATGTATCGCCTGCACATGCCCCTTCCCTCCCTTCCCAGACTCATCGGGGAGTTCCTCCTGTACACGGCCGTGAACGTTGCCACCATCTACATCTTCATCACCAAGACCTTCCACTGGCCGGACAGCACAGCAACGCAGAGGTTTATGTGGTGA
- the tprkb gene encoding EKC/KEOPS complex subunit TPRKB isoform X2, whose protein sequence is MLFKEVKNAAELKKSAMEGKINGALINPTMLVDPFQVLVAANKAVHLEKIEKMKTRTLYSEIIFNLSPTNNISEAFKRFGISDGDDSVLIVMVDSKDESQVVSDIAARVEGRQVPVEEISSLSDHAKIKKLYKVTPQEEKCGSLLDAVVCRMATKDVM, encoded by the exons ATGCTCTTCAAAGAAGTCAAAAATGCTGCAGAGCTGAAAAAAAGCGCCATGGAAGGGAAAATAAACGGTGCCTTGATCAACCCTACGATG CTGGTGGATCCTTTTCAAGTGCTGGTAGCTGCCAATAAAGCCGTTCACTtagagaaaatagaaaaaatgaagacaagaaCTCTTTACTCGGAGATCATCTTCAATCTGTCCCCTACAAATAAT ATCTCAGAGGCCTTTAAAAGATTTGGGATCTCAGATGGTGATGACTCCGTTCTGATCGTTATGGTTGACAGCAAAGATGAGTCCCAGGTCGTGTCAGACATTGCAGCCAGGGTGGAGGGCCGGCAGGTTCCAGTGGAAGAgatttcttcactgtcagaccACGCAAAGATCAAAAAG CTGTACAAAGTCACTCCCCAGGAGGAGAAATGTGGGAGTCTGCTTGATGCGGTCGTATGCAGAATGGCCACCAAGGATGTTATGTAG
- the alg10 gene encoding dol-P-Glc:Glc(2)Man(9)GlcNAc(2)-PP-Dol alpha-1,2-glucosyltransferase isoform X3, with protein sequence MQTQWDPMITTLPGLYLVSVGVIKPVVWLTELTGEVVCSTAMLRFINLLFNCGNLYLIYLLLCKLHLREKMRTTSRRVLSALSLSTFPVLYFFNFLYYTDAGSTFFILFTYLMTLYGCHKASALLGVCSVLFRQTNIIWVAFCAATLVAGKMDDAWRVEHTKKRDEKSAPSQIPLSFSGAKRILLFTLEFLTSPNHVKAVLLVAWPYALVGVGFLVFVALNDGIVVGDRTSHEACLNFPQLFYFFSFSLFFSLPVSLCYHRVLRFLQALKKQPLFFLLVTGISLLLVWKFTFVHKYLLADNRHFPFYVWKKLFQRHELVRFLLIPPYIFAGWNFLDSFKSRSLFWSLAFLACLVATTVPQKLLEFRYFIVPYLMYRLHMPLPSLPRLIGEFLLYTAVNVATIYIFITKTFHWPDSTATQRFMW encoded by the exons ATGCAAacacag TGGGACCCGATGATCACCACTCTCCCAGGCCTTTACCTCGTCTCAGTGGGAGTCATCAAGCCTGTGGTGTGGCTCACCGAACTGACAGGCGAGGTGGTGTGCTCCACGGCCATGCTGCGCTTCATCAACCTGCTCTTCAACTGTGGCAACCTTTACCTGATCTATCTGCTCCTCTGCAAGCTGcacctcagggagaag ATGCGGACAACCTCACGCCGAGTCCTGTCAGCGCTGTCTCTGTCCACCTTCCCTGTGCTCTACTTTTTTAACTTCCTCTACTACACCGACGCTGGATCTActttcttcatcctcttcaccTACCTCATGACCCTGTACGGCTGCCACAAGGCCTCTGCGCTGCTGGGCGTCTGCTCCGTGCTCTTCCGTCAGACGAACATCATCTGGGTGGCGTTCTGTGCAGCCACTCTGGTGGCAGGGAAAATGGATGACGCCTGGAGGGTGGAGCATACAAAAAAGAGGGACGAGAAGTCTGCACCGTCCCAGATCCCGCTGTCATTCAGCGGAGCTAAGAGAATCCTGCTTTTCACTCTGGAGTTCCTCACCTCACCCAATCACGTGAAGGCGGTGCTGCTGGTGGCCTGGCCTTACGCGCTGGTCGGCGTTGGCTTCCTGGTGTTTGTGGCGCTCAATGATGGGATCGTGGTTGGCGACAGGACGAGCCACGAGGCCTGCCTCAACTTCCCCCAGCTCTTCtacttcttctccttctccctcttcttctctctccccGTCTCGCTGTGTTACCACCGCGTCCTCCGCTTCCTGCAGGCTCTCAAAAAGCAgcctttgtttttcctcctggTCACCGGCATCTCTTTGCTCCTGGTGTGGAAATTCACCTTTGTCCACAAGTACCTCCTGGCTGATAACCGCCATTTCCCCTTTTATGTGTGGAAGAAACTTTTCCAGAGGCACGAACTGGTGCGTTTCCTCCTCATCCCTCCGTACATCTTCGCCGGGTGGAATTTTCTGGACTCCTTTAAATCGCGCTCTCTCTTTTGGAGTTTGGCTTTCCTGGCTTGCCTCGTGGCCACCACAGTCCCGCAGAAGCTCCTGGAGTTCAGGTACTTCATCGTTCCATACCTGATGTATCGCCTGCACATGCCCCTTCCCTCCCTTCCCAGACTCATCGGGGAGTTCCTCCTGTACACGGCCGTGAACGTTGCCACCATCTACATCTTCATCACCAAGACCTTCCACTGGCCGGACAGCACAGCAACGCAGAGGTTTATGTGGTGA
- the tprkb gene encoding EKC/KEOPS complex subunit TPRKB isoform X1, which translates to MHLTQKLELFPDHRVTQMLFKEVKNAAELKKSAMEGKINGALINPTMLVDPFQVLVAANKAVHLEKIEKMKTRTLYSEIIFNLSPTNNISEAFKRFGISDGDDSVLIVMVDSKDESQVVSDIAARVEGRQVPVEEISSLSDHAKIKKLYKVTPQEEKCGSLLDAVVCRMATKDVM; encoded by the exons aTGCATCTAACACAAAAGCTGGAGCTTTTCCCCGACCACAGAGTGACCCAGATGCTCTTCAAAGAAGTCAAAAATGCTGCAGAGCTGAAAAAAAGCGCCATGGAAGGGAAAATAAACGGTGCCTTGATCAACCCTACGATG CTGGTGGATCCTTTTCAAGTGCTGGTAGCTGCCAATAAAGCCGTTCACTtagagaaaatagaaaaaatgaagacaagaaCTCTTTACTCGGAGATCATCTTCAATCTGTCCCCTACAAATAAT ATCTCAGAGGCCTTTAAAAGATTTGGGATCTCAGATGGTGATGACTCCGTTCTGATCGTTATGGTTGACAGCAAAGATGAGTCCCAGGTCGTGTCAGACATTGCAGCCAGGGTGGAGGGCCGGCAGGTTCCAGTGGAAGAgatttcttcactgtcagaccACGCAAAGATCAAAAAG CTGTACAAAGTCACTCCCCAGGAGGAGAAATGTGGGAGTCTGCTTGATGCGGTCGTATGCAGAATGGCCACCAAGGATGTTATGTAG
- the alg10 gene encoding dol-P-Glc:Glc(2)Man(9)GlcNAc(2)-PP-Dol alpha-1,2-glucosyltransferase isoform X2, translated as MPGCNNKWDPMITTLPGLYLVSVGVIKPVVWLTELTGEVVCSTAMLRFINLLFNCGNLYLIYLLLCKLHLREKMRTTSRRVLSALSLSTFPVLYFFNFLYYTDAGSTFFILFTYLMTLYGCHKASALLGVCSVLFRQTNIIWVAFCAATLVAGKMDDAWRVEHTKKRDEKSAPSQIPLSFSGAKRILLFTLEFLTSPNHVKAVLLVAWPYALVGVGFLVFVALNDGIVVGDRTSHEACLNFPQLFYFFSFSLFFSLPVSLCYHRVLRFLQALKKQPLFFLLVTGISLLLVWKFTFVHKYLLADNRHFPFYVWKKLFQRHELVRFLLIPPYIFAGWNFLDSFKSRSLFWSLAFLACLVATTVPQKLLEFRYFIVPYLMYRLHMPLPSLPRLIGEFLLYTAVNVATIYIFITKTFHWPDSTATQRFMW; from the exons ATGCCTGGCTGTAATAATAAA TGGGACCCGATGATCACCACTCTCCCAGGCCTTTACCTCGTCTCAGTGGGAGTCATCAAGCCTGTGGTGTGGCTCACCGAACTGACAGGCGAGGTGGTGTGCTCCACGGCCATGCTGCGCTTCATCAACCTGCTCTTCAACTGTGGCAACCTTTACCTGATCTATCTGCTCCTCTGCAAGCTGcacctcagggagaag ATGCGGACAACCTCACGCCGAGTCCTGTCAGCGCTGTCTCTGTCCACCTTCCCTGTGCTCTACTTTTTTAACTTCCTCTACTACACCGACGCTGGATCTActttcttcatcctcttcaccTACCTCATGACCCTGTACGGCTGCCACAAGGCCTCTGCGCTGCTGGGCGTCTGCTCCGTGCTCTTCCGTCAGACGAACATCATCTGGGTGGCGTTCTGTGCAGCCACTCTGGTGGCAGGGAAAATGGATGACGCCTGGAGGGTGGAGCATACAAAAAAGAGGGACGAGAAGTCTGCACCGTCCCAGATCCCGCTGTCATTCAGCGGAGCTAAGAGAATCCTGCTTTTCACTCTGGAGTTCCTCACCTCACCCAATCACGTGAAGGCGGTGCTGCTGGTGGCCTGGCCTTACGCGCTGGTCGGCGTTGGCTTCCTGGTGTTTGTGGCGCTCAATGATGGGATCGTGGTTGGCGACAGGACGAGCCACGAGGCCTGCCTCAACTTCCCCCAGCTCTTCtacttcttctccttctccctcttcttctctctccccGTCTCGCTGTGTTACCACCGCGTCCTCCGCTTCCTGCAGGCTCTCAAAAAGCAgcctttgtttttcctcctggTCACCGGCATCTCTTTGCTCCTGGTGTGGAAATTCACCTTTGTCCACAAGTACCTCCTGGCTGATAACCGCCATTTCCCCTTTTATGTGTGGAAGAAACTTTTCCAGAGGCACGAACTGGTGCGTTTCCTCCTCATCCCTCCGTACATCTTCGCCGGGTGGAATTTTCTGGACTCCTTTAAATCGCGCTCTCTCTTTTGGAGTTTGGCTTTCCTGGCTTGCCTCGTGGCCACCACAGTCCCGCAGAAGCTCCTGGAGTTCAGGTACTTCATCGTTCCATACCTGATGTATCGCCTGCACATGCCCCTTCCCTCCCTTCCCAGACTCATCGGGGAGTTCCTCCTGTACACGGCCGTGAACGTTGCCACCATCTACATCTTCATCACCAAGACCTTCCACTGGCCGGACAGCACAGCAACGCAGAGGTTTATGTGGTGA